A stretch of Leptospira terpstrae serovar Hualin str. LT 11-33 = ATCC 700639 DNA encodes these proteins:
- a CDS encoding MBOAT family O-acyltransferase, whose product MLFNSVHYLLFAPVVILVYFLIPKRFQGLWLFIVSLYFYAIFRIPFLILLVFSFVITKLSVDYMEFTSSKAKKLFWLNVAVWSNLSLLFVFKYLDFSITVWNQTFSLTPCDPEFVQKSGILLPMGISFFTLQAVSYAVDVYKGVVERAKSIFHFGLFLAFFPQLVAGPILRASDVLHQFLDSKDFTKENLKQGLKQLFWGIFKKTFIADPVSYVIDPMYANPTEYNWIAMWIAAFLFAVQIYCDFSGYSDIAIGTARILGFHIPKNFDRPFLSGTLSELWRRWHISFSSWLRDYVYITLGGNRRGEIMAYVNLFLTTFVSGIWHGADWTFVFWGTLHSTMMVVEKFVFKFETMRKAWNRVPRSIQPVYPVGVFVLSCFFFRAKATPEVPTGMGITKIMLERAFTGASGIFPQMSVSLVVLVGFLFLVDILQDRKEDRFAFITDNLYFLIPTCILLYITSFIIYSVTVSSPFLYFQF is encoded by the coding sequence ATGCTTTTTAATTCCGTTCACTATTTGTTATTTGCACCTGTTGTCATCCTTGTTTATTTCCTAATCCCCAAACGATTCCAGGGACTCTGGTTATTCATTGTTAGTTTGTATTTTTATGCAATTTTCAGGATTCCATTTCTCATCCTTTTAGTTTTTTCTTTTGTGATCACAAAACTATCCGTTGACTATATGGAGTTTACTTCTTCAAAAGCAAAAAAACTCTTTTGGTTGAATGTTGCCGTTTGGAGCAATTTAAGTTTACTTTTTGTTTTTAAGTATTTGGATTTTTCCATTACAGTTTGGAACCAAACTTTTTCCCTCACTCCTTGTGATCCAGAATTTGTACAAAAGTCGGGAATCCTACTACCCATGGGGATTAGTTTTTTCACCTTACAAGCAGTATCCTATGCTGTGGATGTTTATAAAGGTGTGGTGGAAAGAGCCAAATCCATATTCCATTTCGGACTCTTCCTTGCTTTTTTTCCCCAACTGGTTGCAGGTCCCATTTTACGTGCCAGTGACGTCCTCCACCAATTTTTAGATTCTAAAGACTTCACAAAAGAAAACCTCAAACAAGGGTTAAAACAGTTATTTTGGGGAATCTTTAAAAAGACCTTCATTGCCGATCCCGTATCTTACGTCATCGATCCTATGTATGCGAACCCTACCGAATACAATTGGATTGCCATGTGGATAGCAGCCTTTCTCTTTGCAGTGCAGATTTATTGTGATTTTTCTGGGTATTCTGACATTGCCATTGGAACTGCAAGAATCCTTGGTTTCCACATTCCGAAAAACTTTGACAGGCCGTTTTTATCAGGAACTCTCAGTGAACTTTGGAGGCGTTGGCATATTTCTTTTAGTTCTTGGTTACGAGACTATGTATACATCACTCTTGGTGGGAACAGAAGAGGAGAAATTATGGCCTATGTGAATCTCTTTCTCACTACCTTTGTTTCCGGAATTTGGCATGGTGCCGATTGGACTTTTGTTTTTTGGGGAACCCTTCACTCGACGATGATGGTAGTAGAAAAATTTGTATTCAAATTTGAAACCATGCGTAAGGCCTGGAACCGAGTTCCGCGCTCTATCCAACCAGTCTATCCTGTGGGTGTTTTTGTTTTGTCTTGTTTTTTCTTTCGTGCCAAGGCCACACCAGAAGTTCCGACAGGAATGGGCATCACCAAAATTATGTTAGAACGTGCCTTCACGGGAGCGAGTGGAATTTTTCCACAAATGAGTGTTAGTTTGGTGGTTCTCGTTGGATTTTTGTTTTTAGTAGATATCCTCCAAGACAGAAAGGAAGACAGGTTTGCCTTTATCACAGACAATCTCTACTTTCTCATTCCCACCTGCATTTTACTGTACATCACTTCCTTTATCATTTATAGTGTTACAGTTTCGAGTCCATTTCTCTACTTTCAATTCTAA
- a CDS encoding DUF6989 domain-containing protein has translation MKPKFLAEEFLLALYFIVFSIISGLVLYFGQATAGVKLASLTLLFHISFAGICLALRWHTPFRIWKFLVPLSILMVFPDWFLSAVLQILVFPEDGFFKIGTVSGYMAGLWAIPLFICVYTGIKLEEMSVSIVGTCLWVGITSLVIFGTSEATMWVLGSWYAQDVKMWGKVAYYVLVPEMILGITAYLAYQGFSYSAYVFQMAIGFLVMILYIGNLSFFYLLIEKIL, from the coding sequence ATGAAACCTAAGTTCCTTGCAGAAGAATTCCTTTTGGCTTTGTATTTTATAGTATTTAGCATTATATCCGGACTTGTTCTGTATTTTGGACAAGCCACTGCCGGCGTCAAACTCGCCTCCCTCACTCTTTTATTCCATATCAGTTTTGCTGGTATCTGTTTGGCATTACGATGGCACACTCCTTTCCGTATTTGGAAATTTCTGGTTCCTTTATCCATTCTAATGGTATTTCCCGATTGGTTTCTTTCTGCCGTCTTACAAATATTAGTATTTCCAGAAGATGGATTTTTTAAGATAGGAACTGTTTCTGGTTATATGGCAGGTCTTTGGGCCATTCCCCTTTTTATCTGCGTTTATACTGGAATCAAATTGGAAGAAATGTCTGTTTCCATTGTGGGGACCTGCCTTTGGGTAGGTATCACTTCCTTAGTTATCTTTGGAACTTCTGAAGCTACAATGTGGGTTTTAGGATCTTGGTATGCACAGGATGTTAAGATGTGGGGAAAAGTCGCATATTATGTGTTAGTCCCTGAGATGATTTTAGGCATTACTGCCTATCTAGCCTACCAAGGTTTTTCTTATTCGGCCTACGTTTTCCAAATGGCAATTGGATTTTTAGTGATGATTCTCTATATTGGAAATCTATCTTTCTTTTACCTTCTCATTGAAAAAATTCTATAA
- a CDS encoding LA_2490 family SGNH/GDSL-type esterase, whose product MIQNWKRWGAIVLFFPFVLLSLELILRLSNPPALRYYRDVKLLHAYHPEYGVALEPNESRFVRHYADLWQGQFTTNSLGLRGLEEPVPGKPKLLCLGDSLVMGFGVSDEDTFCSRLGGFEENGMVYQSLNLGVDAYGSLGSFKRLKDMSTKIDNIQTVLFFISPNDFTMPEELRAQGILPDDENDALHENDPVWKQNFRIQFELTRISYLLQALKLAFEQTKVKVAQSKYLVSADTEQLTTSPLVYLRETFFLPVKQQKCEDSVTFVCPTPLQNLNVVCSDTPIDPSALEPLPETTTRAYDLMIQLSQEKGYRFVPVILPMQIEEVYCRQMGKFNALGTYALRAKLYLEKKGVKTLDILPYTDKMCGREFTYHGKTKKAGIQDYYIPGDGHLTQLGNLWAAESIRHALKEIK is encoded by the coding sequence ATGATTCAAAACTGGAAACGATGGGGAGCCATTGTCCTATTTTTCCCGTTCGTGTTGCTGTCTTTGGAATTGATTTTACGTCTTTCCAATCCACCTGCTTTACGTTACTACCGCGATGTCAAACTCCTGCACGCTTACCATCCTGAATACGGAGTGGCCTTAGAACCGAATGAAAGCCGTTTTGTTCGTCATTATGCAGACTTATGGCAGGGCCAATTCACGACCAATTCACTCGGCCTTCGGGGTCTTGAAGAACCTGTGCCAGGTAAACCAAAACTCCTTTGTCTCGGTGATAGTTTGGTTATGGGATTTGGAGTTTCTGATGAAGATACATTTTGTTCTAGGCTCGGTGGGTTCGAAGAAAATGGAATGGTTTACCAAAGTCTCAATTTAGGAGTGGATGCCTATGGATCTCTTGGGTCATTCAAACGCCTGAAAGACATGTCTACTAAAATTGACAACATCCAAACGGTTCTATTTTTTATCTCTCCTAATGACTTTACAATGCCCGAAGAACTTCGCGCTCAAGGGATCCTTCCTGATGATGAAAACGATGCACTTCACGAAAATGATCCTGTTTGGAAACAAAACTTCCGCATTCAATTTGAGCTCACTCGAATCTCTTATCTTTTACAAGCGTTGAAGCTCGCTTTTGAGCAAACGAAAGTGAAAGTTGCACAATCCAAATATTTAGTTTCTGCAGATACAGAACAACTTACAACTTCTCCTTTAGTTTATTTAAGAGAAACTTTTTTTCTTCCCGTCAAACAACAAAAATGTGAAGACTCTGTAACATTCGTTTGCCCGACACCTTTACAAAATTTAAACGTAGTTTGTTCGGATACACCGATTGACCCGAGTGCCCTCGAACCATTACCAGAAACAACAACAAGAGCTTATGATTTGATGATTCAGCTTTCCCAAGAGAAAGGTTACCGGTTTGTTCCTGTCATCCTTCCCATGCAAATCGAAGAAGTGTATTGTAGACAAATGGGAAAATTCAATGCTCTCGGAACCTATGCCCTCAGGGCCAAATTGTATCTGGAAAAAAAAGGTGTCAAAACACTCGATATCCTGCCTTACACGGACAAAATGTGCGGACGTGAATTTACTTATCATGGAAAAACAAAAAAGGCAGGAATCCAAGATTATTACATTCCTGGTGATGGCCACCTAACACAATTAGGAAATTTATGGGCTGCTGAATCAATTCGTCATGCCTTAAAGGAAATAAAATAA
- a CDS encoding UvrD-helicase domain-containing protein, translating into MWSEEQKAIILSDHPIKQVIAGAGSGKTATMVGLLEEREKKNSFLPENTLIVTFTKKATKEFKERCHKKALSSKYHISTFHAFCYFALKHYDTSKNWSHYKLLSDRKKWEITKEFLRPLQFEIGGLPFPILFKNNGKIFRELSIEGYEVYQSFFQTWKEKNHYFEFDDLIFGFLHFLDTISADRVKEKWRTLIIDEFQDTDEVQLQIIQKMNFHSITVVGDDWQAIYGFRGATPKPFLEFPNHFPGVVQYFLSTNYRSKDSIIRTSLLPLKHNKDKIEKQVQTFRKEKGIFHVERIKDSKTTPITIWQTWYKKDPELILLTRSNFRKREWIESGVPQNQVMTIHSAKGLEFRTVLLDLVFGWSEGEKEINEAEERRILYVGLSRAKDNLVLLIADSSKTKRLADRLSEDFSIRNRWRNRTLRWARLW; encoded by the coding sequence ATGTGGAGTGAAGAACAAAAAGCCATCATCCTTTCAGACCATCCCATCAAACAAGTGATCGCCGGTGCAGGCTCTGGCAAAACAGCTACAATGGTAGGACTTTTGGAAGAAAGGGAAAAAAAGAATTCCTTCCTCCCTGAAAATACTCTCATAGTTACATTTACCAAAAAAGCCACAAAAGAATTTAAAGAACGATGCCATAAAAAAGCCCTCTCTTCAAAATATCATATCTCCACATTTCATGCGTTTTGTTATTTTGCTCTCAAACATTATGATACTTCCAAAAATTGGTCTCACTACAAACTTCTAAGTGATAGAAAAAAATGGGAAATTACAAAAGAATTTCTGCGTCCTCTGCAATTTGAGATTGGTGGGCTTCCTTTTCCCATCTTATTCAAAAATAATGGAAAAATCTTTCGTGAACTATCTATAGAAGGATATGAAGTTTACCAATCTTTCTTCCAAACCTGGAAAGAAAAAAATCATTACTTCGAGTTTGATGATTTGATCTTCGGTTTCCTCCATTTTTTAGATACAATTTCTGCTGATAGAGTGAAAGAAAAATGGAGAACACTCATCATTGATGAATTCCAAGACACAGATGAGGTTCAACTTCAGATCATTCAAAAAATGAATTTCCATTCCATTACGGTTGTGGGAGATGATTGGCAGGCTATCTACGGATTTCGCGGTGCCACTCCCAAACCATTTTTAGAATTTCCAAATCATTTTCCAGGAGTAGTCCAGTATTTTCTATCCACTAACTATCGTTCCAAGGATTCTATCATTCGCACTTCTTTACTTCCTCTAAAACACAACAAAGACAAAATCGAAAAACAAGTCCAAACTTTCCGCAAAGAAAAAGGGATCTTCCATGTAGAACGAATCAAAGATTCAAAAACAACTCCCATAACCATATGGCAAACATGGTATAAAAAAGATCCGGAATTGATCCTTCTCACTCGAAGTAATTTCAGGAAACGAGAATGGATCGAAAGTGGTGTTCCGCAAAACCAAGTAATGACGATCCACAGCGCCAAAGGTCTTGAATTCAGAACCGTCCTCCTTGACTTAGTTTTTGGTTGGAGTGAAGGCGAAAAGGAAATCAACGAAGCAGAAGAAAGAAGGATTCTCTACGTTGGCCTTTCGAGAGCAAAAGACAATTTGGTTCTCTTAATCGCGGATTCCTCCAAAACCAAACGACTGGCAGACAGATTGAGTGAGGATTTTTCAATCAGGAACCGATGGAGAAATCGTACTTTACGGTGGGCTCGGCTCTGGTGA
- a CDS encoding LA_2486 family SGNH/GDSL-type esterase, with protein sequence MKKFYKISLSIFLPSLLVLLLGEVAFRFQSKTDAEEIRYKKIHCLSGLSEIRLCPNVNDRFTRKDGKTWDIQTNALGERILSNKELTTDLWLLGDSMAMGYGLPSKETPAHYLEAKYKLETRVIAVDAIGTNGILKLLKETLASTKNEDQPKQIYWIWNPSDFIDDTVEKTGLKRFVYPIHYLLSRYSFLYRRLLPSPPTNVYTSYGDPILYSKNHVTYKNLKNFFADPSIPHGKISVLFSWGMSRMGTPDTRDPNYEMAKDFFLEHGVKVIDLRNKTEGLYKEQKQVYIPNDGHPGPALAELFADAIAMHFLNLP encoded by the coding sequence TTGAAAAAATTCTATAAAATTTCTCTTTCGATTTTTCTCCCCTCTCTCCTAGTTTTATTACTGGGAGAGGTGGCATTCAGGTTTCAATCTAAAACTGACGCTGAAGAAATTCGTTATAAAAAAATCCATTGTTTGTCTGGACTTTCTGAAATTCGTCTGTGTCCGAATGTAAACGACAGGTTTACCCGTAAAGATGGAAAAACTTGGGATATCCAAACCAATGCGTTAGGAGAAAGAATCCTTTCTAACAAAGAATTAACCACCGATCTTTGGTTACTCGGTGATTCTATGGCCATGGGTTATGGTTTGCCATCGAAGGAAACACCTGCTCATTATCTGGAAGCAAAATACAAGTTAGAGACCCGAGTCATTGCAGTAGATGCCATTGGAACCAATGGAATATTAAAACTTTTAAAAGAGACACTCGCATCGACAAAAAATGAAGACCAACCCAAACAAATCTATTGGATTTGGAATCCTTCCGATTTCATCGATGATACAGTAGAAAAAACTGGCCTAAAACGTTTTGTTTATCCAATCCATTACCTTCTCTCAAGATATTCCTTTCTTTACCGTAGACTTCTTCCCTCTCCTCCCACAAATGTGTACACTTCGTACGGTGATCCAATCCTCTATTCTAAAAATCACGTAACCTATAAGAACCTAAAAAATTTTTTTGCTGATCCGTCGATTCCTCATGGTAAAATTTCTGTCCTTTTTAGTTGGGGGATGTCTAGAATGGGAACCCCTGATACTAGGGATCCTAATTACGAAATGGCAAAAGATTTCTTTTTGGAACATGGCGTGAAAGTGATCGACCTCCGGAATAAGACAGAAGGTTTGTATAAAGAACAAAAACAAGTTTATATTCCGAACGATGGCCATCCAGGCCCAGCCTTAGCAGAACTTTTTGCCGATGCCATTGCTATGCACTTTCTAAATTTGCCTTAG